A genomic segment from Diabrotica undecimpunctata isolate CICGRU unplaced genomic scaffold, icDiaUnde3 ctg00001677.1, whole genome shotgun sequence encodes:
- the LOC140431671 gene encoding uncharacterized protein, which produces MRLLVLFLCIAFLHLVTAKSGTCYDSNEECHSTNYQTYVECIRRRQKRSIDCDSGCDSGNCIDTCQECDCSSCSYNSCTSSCGSCCSSCCSNYVPCHTNHCCHKTCHAQCSTSSCRSNCRKNCFDIVKERTQVVVEPGETSESKSNTNINNLNKPNITTIIHLNNIINTTNLVDIPIILNNTNTQNITLFNEETGTSTTVQCCTVISPRECVTSPQPRCFHYRTKECGSFCTASIVHKEEQKLCSVNYPGATPTCSKQIYYIPQPQPKCTYQSVWPYVSCGIQKKETCQGCYSHYVNGGTPNYLTCPPQCYDDGIGAMGPLYRQGPVYRPGYSHVPCYQCLGYPNPNEYNALSQSYGGAQPYLGEYQSVPYGGYQQAYAGYQQSYGGYPLPYGGYPASPYFPVSTEINGTIPIQVNDNLIDEGRIPRELEIEVNYEPPSDAQAEVKIKDDDESNLVVEEEKKEIVEES; this is translated from the coding sequence atgaggCTGCTTGTTCTATTCCTATGCATCGCCTTCCTCCACTTGGTAACAGCAAAATCAGGAACTTGCTACGACAGCAACGAAGAATGTCATTCGACAAACTACCAAACGTACGTGGAATGCATCAGACGGCGCCAGAAAAGATCGATAGATTGTGACTCCGGATGTGACTCCGGTAATTGTATCGACACCTGCCAAGAGTGTGACTGTAGCTCTTGTAGCTATAATAGTTGTACATCATCTTGTGGTAGTTGTTGTAGTTCTTGTTGCAGTAATTATGTTCCCTGTCACACTAATCATTGCTGCCACAAGACATGTCACGCTCAATGTTCGACATCTTCGTGCCGAAGTAACTGCAGAAAGAACTGTTTCGATATTGTAAAAGAAAGAACTCAAGTTGTTGTAGAGCCAGGCGAAACTAGTGAAAGTAAAAGTAACACCAATATAAATAACCTGAACAAGCCGAATATAACTACAATCATTCACttgaataatattattaacaccACCAATCTTGTAGACATTCCCATTATCCTAAACAATACAAATACGCAGAATATAACATTATTTAATGAAGAAACTGGTACATCCACAACAGTTCAATGTTGCACGGTAATTAGCCCAAGGGAATGCGTCACTAGTCCCCAACCTCGATGTTTTCACTATAGGACAAAAGAGTGTGGAAGTTTTTGCACAGCATCTATAGTTCATAAAGAAGAGCAAAAGTTGTGTTCAGTTAATTATCCCGGAGCGACACCGACTTGCTCCAAACAAATCTATTATATACCCCAACCGCAACCGAAATGTACATATCAATCAGTTTGGCCCTATGTCTCATGTGGTATACAAAAAAAAGAAACGTGTCAGGGTTGCTATTCCCATTACGTAAATGGAGGTACTCCAAATTATTTGACCTGTCCGCCTCAATGTTACGATGATGGAATTGGTGCAATGGGCCCATTGTATCGCCAAGGTCCTGTATATAGACCTGGGTATTCTCATGTACCTTGCTACCAGTGCTTGGGATACCCAAATCCAAACGAatataacgcgctatctcagagttatggTGGCGCCCAACCTTATTTGGGAGAATATCAATCAGTTCCTTACGGTGGTTACCAACAGGCATATGCTGGTTACCAACAGTCATATGGTGGATACCCTCTTCCTTATGGTGGATATCCAGCTTCACCCTATTTTCCAGTTTCCACTGAAATCAATGGTACTATACCTATACAGGTAAATGACAATCTAATAGATGAAGGAAGAATTCCAAGGGAGCTTGAAATTGAAGTAAATTATGAACCCCCCTCTGATGCGCAAGctgaagtaaaaataaaagacgaTGATGAAAGTAATTTAGTCGTAGAAGAAGAGAAAAAGGAAATTGTTGAAGAGTCCTAA